The following coding sequences lie in one Rutidosis leptorrhynchoides isolate AG116_Rl617_1_P2 chromosome 6, CSIRO_AGI_Rlap_v1, whole genome shotgun sequence genomic window:
- the LOC139852970 gene encoding probable indole-3-pyruvate monooxygenase YUCCA5 gives MFSFSNQNKFCGRRCVWVNGPVIVGAGPSGLAVSACLREQGIPFVVIERSDCIASLWQKRTYDRLKLHLPKKFCQLPKLPFPEEYPEYPTKRQFITYLENYAQKFGIKPQFNECVQSAKYDEACKLWRVVTVSTNGSGRAETEYICQMLVVASGENAEGVVPEIDGLKDFSSEVIHAKDYKSGEKYQGKKVLVVGCGNSGMELSLDLSNHNAKPFMVVRSSVHVLPREIMGKSTFDIAMVVMKWLPLWLVDKLILLLAWFILGNTQNYGIKRPSLGPLQLKNHYGKTPVLDIGALEKVRSGEITVVPGIKRFNCNSVELVNGETLDIDSVVLATGYCSNVPYWLQETEFFAKNGFPKTPFPNGWKGKCGLYASGFTRRGLAGASADAIKISEDIAKVWNEEFNQRKLKVPSLRRCISTF, from the exons ATGTTTAGTTTTTCGAATCAAAACAAATTTTGTGGTCGTCGATGTGTCTGGGTCAACGGCCCTGTCATAGTAGGGGCCGGACCCTCAGGGCTAGCTGTCTCAGCTTGCCTTAGGGAACAAGGCATTCCATTTGTAGTCATCGAAAGATCTGACTGCATTGCTTCTTTGTGGCAAAAACGCACCTATGACCGCCTAAAACTACACCTCCCGAAAAAATTCTGCCAACTTCCAAAACTACCCTTTCCCGAAGAATACCCCGAATACCCCACAAAAAGACAATTTATCACGTATCTCGAAAACTATGCACAAAAATTCGGCATTAAGCCACAATTCAATGAGTGTGTGCAGTCTGCTAAGTATGATGAAGCCTGCAAGCTCTGGCGGGTTGTGACAGTCTCAACAAATGGGTCGGGCCGGGCTGAAACTGAGTATATTTGCCAAATGCTTGTAGTGGCAAGTGGAGAAAATGCCGAAGGCGTAGTACCCGAAATTGATGGACTAAAAGACTTTTCCAGTGAAGTGATCCATGCAAAAGACTACAAATCCGGCGAGAAATATCAAGGAAAGAAAGTATTAGTCGTCGGATGTGGAAATTCAGGCATGGAGTTATCACTAGACCTTTCCAACCACAATGCTAAACCATTCATGGTGGTTCGAAGCTCG GTTCATGTTCTGCCTAGAGAAATCATGGGAAAATCAACATTTGATATAGCCATGGTGGTAATGAAATGGCTACCTTTATGGCTGGTTGACAAACTTATATTACTCCTAGCATGGTTCATTCTTGGAAACACACAAAATTATGGAATCAAAAGACCCTCTTTAGGCCCATTACAACTCAAAAACCACTATGGAAAAACGCCAGTTCTTGACATTGGTGCACTTGAAAAAGTTCGGTCAGGCGAGATCACGGTTGTCCCTGGGATCAAAAGATTCAACTGCAATTCAGTTGAACTTGTTAATGGCGAAACACTCGATATAGATTCAGTTGTTTTGGCAACTGGGTACTGTAGTAATGTCCCTTACTGGCTTCAG gaAACTGAATTCTTTGCTAAAAATGGATTCCCAAAAACCCCATTTCCAAATGGTTGGAAGGGAAAGTGTGGATTGTATGCATCAGGGTTTACAAGAAGAGGTCTTGCTGGTGCATCTGCTGATGCTATTAAAATTTCTGAAGATATTGCAAAAGTATGGAATGAAGAATTTAATCAGAGAAAATTGAAAGTTCCTTCACTCAGAAGATGTATTTCAACTTTTTAG